CTTCGGGATCTCCTCTGGGCGACTCCAGGCCGGCGAACAACTTCCCACGGTCCGGGCCCTGGCGGTAGAGCTGTCGGTCAACCCCAACACGATCATCAAGGCCTACACGGAACTTGAACGCGAGGGGGTGCTGACCACAGAGCAGGGTACGGGCACCTTTGTGGCTCAGCAGCCGGCTGGTGGACTCAGCGAAGCCGACCGGCAGGCCAAGCTCGAGTCGCTCTGCGTGGAGTTCCTGGCCCATGCCGGGGGCTACGGCTTCACCGCCCAGGAGGTCAACCAGATGATCCGGCACCTCCTTGAGCAAGGAGGGAGACCATGCTGATCCGACTGGGTTTCTCTTCCGGCCGACAGGGAGCCGGTGACGAGACTCCGAGAATGCGGGGCCTGACCGTCGAGTTCGCCATCCGGCCGGGGGCGGCCAACCCGACGCAAGGGATCGTGATGCGGAGGATGCCGGAGCCGGGTCGCTCGCTGGCCACGGCTCCCGGTACGCCTCTGCCGGCCGATCAGCCGACAGCGATCGTCGTGGCGGGGGCAACGGACCGGCCGGCGGGTTTGGAGGCCCTGTGTGCGCGGTTTCTGTCGCACGCCAGCGGCTGCGGCTTTAGCCCGGAGGAGATTGGAGAGATGGTCCAGCAGCTCGCGGAGGCGGAGGAATGCACCTACCGGCAGGCGTTCGAACGTGGAGATTGAGGCAGAGAGGCTCGTTTACAGAGGCAAAGGAGACCACGATGGCACGAACCACTCATCCGGAACTGGCCCTGGAGGCGGAACACAAAAACCGTGAGAAGCAGCGGGCATCCACCTATCTCATCAACGTGGTGATCGCCGTGCTGATCGGCATCGTCGGGGCGTTGCCCTGGATTACCCTACCTGGGTCCAGGACGCCGGTCGTCACCATGGATCACCCTTGGCTGCTGACCGCTCCGGCGATCCTGCTGGTTCTGATCGCGCTGTTGGCCGTGCGGATCGCTCTGCAATGGGACCGTGCGGTCATTCTCAGGCTGGGCCGATTCCATCGCCTGGGCGGGCCCGGCGTCTTCTGGCTGGTCCCGATCGTGGACCGTGTTGCCAGGTTGGTGGACATGCGCGTTCGGGCGACGGATTTTCAGGCCGAAAGCACCCTGACGCGTGACACCGTGCCGGTGAACGTGGACGCGATCTGTTTCTGGCACGTCTGGGACGCACAGAAAGCGGTGCTCGAGGTGGAGAGCTACTACCGGGCGATCGTCCTGTCCGCCCAGACGGCCCTGCGGGATACCATCGGCCGCCACACCCTGGCGGAGATGCTCACTGAGCGCGAAGCCCTGGGCAAAGCCCTCCAGGAAGTCATGGACGCCAAGAGCAACCCCTGGGGTATCACCGTCCAGTCGGTCGAAATCCGTGACGTGATCATCCCTCAGGCACTCGAGGATGCGATGAGCAAGCAGGCCCAGGCTGAACGGGAGCGTCAGGCCCGCATCATCCTCAGCACCGCGGAAACCGAGATTGCCAGCAAGTTCATCGACGCGGCCCGACCCTACCAGGACAACCCCGTGGCCGTTCACCTGCGAGCCATGAACATGTTGTACGAGGGGCTCAAGGACAAGGGCTCGATCATCGTAGTGCCGAGTTCCGCGGTCGACAGCATGAACCTCGGCGCGATCGGTGGTCTGGCCAACCTGGTCGAACATAAGAAGGGCGCCGCTTCGCTTCCCGCCGAGTAGCGGCTCGCCGGCTCCGGCCCTTCCGACAAAGAAACCGCCCTGCCATCGTCGCTGATGAGGAGGCAGGGCGGTTTGTTTTCACGGCGCTGTCCATGGCCGTCGACCGACGGTCACGAACCGAGGGATGCTACTGTTGTCCGCAGGTCGGACTCGCCGGAACGCTCGGCCCACTGTAGCAGGCCTCGAACGCGTTGAAATCATTCATGTCGACCGCGTTGTCCATGTTGCGGTCGAAGCAGAAGCACAGTTCTTTGTTGAACTGCTGCCCCGGGTCGCCCGGTCCCGTGTAGCACAACTGCCAGACACCGAAGTCCACCTGGTCGACGTCCCCGTCGTCATCGGCATCAGCGAACGGGGTGTGGCCGCAGCAGAAGCCACCGGCTACGCACAGCGGATCGTCGCAGTCGATCAACCCGTTGCAGGAGTTGTCCAGACCGTCGGAGCAGAGTTCCTGGCTGTCCTGGGGCACCGGAGCACCGGTCGCGACCTTCAGCGTGCAGATGATCTCACCGTTCCTGTCGGTCTCGGCGGACCCGCAGTCATCGCTCACCTTACAGGAGATGACCGCCAGTTGCAGGACCCCGTTCTCATACCAGTTGTCGCACTGCTCGACGGTGTAGTCGACGGTGGCCTGATCGGTGCCGATCTCCGTCTTCACGCCCCTGACCGTCTTATACCACTGGTAGTGGAGCACGCCGGTTCCTGCCGCACTGCAGTAGAAGTGGGCGTTCTTCCCCACGTCCACCTCAACCGGGAAGTACACGGAGAGCCCGGTCGGGTTACCCTTGACAGTCAGAACTGCCTCCGAACTGGTAACGCTTCCACACTCGTCGGTCACGACGCAGCGGACCTTGGTGCCGCTGTCCGCTGTCTGAACGTTGGGCAGCGTCACCGACGTCCCGGTCGCCGGCGGAACGATGTCCCCGAAGACGCCATCACCGGCCGTGTCCTTCTGCCAGACATAGGAC
Above is a genomic segment from Phycisphaerae bacterium containing:
- a CDS encoding GntR family transcriptional regulator, which encodes MIQFALSGHSGVPIYRQIQDQIRFGISSGRLQAGEQLPTVRALAVELSVNPNTIIKAYTELEREGVLTTEQGTGTFVAQQPAGGLSEADRQAKLESLCVEFLAHAGGYGFTAQEVNQMIRHLLEQGGRPC
- a CDS encoding slipin family protein, whose translation is MDHPWLLTAPAILLVLIALLAVRIALQWDRAVILRLGRFHRLGGPGVFWLVPIVDRVARLVDMRVRATDFQAESTLTRDTVPVNVDAICFWHVWDAQKAVLEVESYYRAIVLSAQTALRDTIGRHTLAEMLTEREALGKALQEVMDAKSNPWGITVQSVEIRDVIIPQALEDAMSKQAQAERERQARIILSTAETEIASKFIDAARPYQDNPVAVHLRAMNMLYEGLKDKGSIIVVPSSAVDSMNLGAIGGLANLVEHKKGAASLPAE